One genomic segment of Chitinophaga sancti includes these proteins:
- the mug gene encoding G/U mismatch-specific DNA glycosylase encodes MLNDLIAEKLTVIFCGINPGLKSAEEGHHFSGRSNRFWKVLHQAGFTPHEIAPVDDKTIVSFGYGLTTAVARATNRADELKKEEFADAIEAFKTKMTLYNPKYIAFLGKPAYTAFSQKREVAWGAQAEEFCGAKVWVLPNTSGLNRGFSLSDLVVHYKELYKAIKAS; translated from the coding sequence ATGTTAAATGATCTTATTGCCGAAAAACTAACTGTGATTTTTTGCGGGATCAATCCGGGATTAAAATCTGCTGAGGAAGGACATCACTTCTCCGGACGAAGTAATCGTTTTTGGAAAGTATTGCACCAGGCAGGTTTTACACCACATGAAATAGCACCAGTGGATGATAAAACGATTGTTAGTTTTGGTTATGGACTTACTACTGCTGTAGCGAGAGCCACCAACCGTGCAGATGAGTTGAAAAAAGAGGAGTTTGCGGATGCTATTGAGGCATTCAAAACTAAGATGACCTTGTACAATCCGAAATATATTGCCTTTCTTGGTAAACCTGCTTACACAGCCTTTTCACAAAAGAGAGAGGTGGCATGGGGAGCGCAGGCCGAAGAATTTTGTGGTGCGAAAGTTTGGGTGCTGCCTAATACCAGTGGATTAAACCGGGGATTTTCGCTCAGTGATCTGGTTGTGCATTATAAGGAATTATACAAGGCGATAAAAGCATCATGA
- a CDS encoding SDR family oxidoreductase, giving the protein MSQDKVALVVGASGIAGGNLSALLIENGWTTYGLSRSPKADVKGLIPVAADLLDITSLEAALKDVTPSHMFFTTWMRNETEAENIRVNGALVRNLLQVLSSRTSVRHVGLVTGLKHYLGPFDAYVKAGVLPLTPVNEEHPRLPLDNFYYSQEDEVYAAAARDGFNWSIHRPHTIIGKAVGNAMNMGSTLAVYASICKQEGLPFVWPGSAAQWNGISDMTDARMLAEQILWAGTTPEAANEAFNVTNGDVFRWSWMWGEIAKYFGVEPVGFDGEIHPLEKRLNAYEDVWVKIANEHGLAHTEMGKVASAWHTDLDLGRPIEVMTDMSKSRKLGFTAYKSTRDSFFELFDQLRKDRIIP; this is encoded by the coding sequence ATGAGTCAGGATAAAGTAGCACTTGTAGTAGGTGCCAGTGGTATTGCAGGAGGGAATCTATCTGCATTACTGATTGAAAATGGATGGACCACTTATGGGCTTTCCAGATCACCAAAAGCTGATGTAAAAGGATTGATACCTGTTGCTGCTGATCTGCTGGATATAACTTCATTGGAAGCCGCACTGAAGGATGTAACCCCCAGTCATATGTTTTTTACTACCTGGATGCGCAATGAAACAGAAGCTGAAAATATACGGGTGAATGGCGCACTGGTGCGTAATTTATTGCAGGTATTATCGTCGCGTACATCTGTACGTCATGTAGGGTTGGTGACTGGTTTGAAACATTACCTGGGGCCTTTTGATGCTTATGTAAAAGCAGGCGTTTTGCCATTGACACCTGTCAATGAAGAACATCCAAGATTGCCGCTGGACAACTTTTATTACAGCCAGGAAGATGAAGTGTATGCTGCCGCCGCAAGAGATGGATTTAATTGGAGTATTCACCGCCCGCATACAATTATAGGTAAAGCTGTGGGCAATGCCATGAATATGGGGAGTACCCTGGCTGTGTATGCCAGTATCTGTAAGCAGGAAGGCCTACCCTTTGTATGGCCAGGTTCTGCTGCGCAATGGAATGGGATTTCTGATATGACAGATGCCCGTATGCTCGCGGAGCAGATTCTCTGGGCAGGTACCACACCAGAGGCAGCGAATGAGGCATTTAATGTGACGAATGGAGATGTGTTTAGATGGAGCTGGATGTGGGGTGAAATAGCAAAGTATTTTGGTGTTGAACCAGTAGGATTTGATGGAGAAATTCATCCGCTGGAAAAAAGACTGAACGCGTATGAGGACGTGTGGGTAAAGATTGCAAACGAGCATGGGTTAGCGCACACTGAAATGGGGAAAGTCGCTTCTGCATGGCATACTGATCTGGATTTGGGAAGGCCTATTGAGGTGATGACGGATATGTCTAAGAGTAGAAAGTTAGGTTTTACAGCGTATAAGAGTACGAGAGATTCATTCTTTGAATTGTTTGATCAGCTGCGAAAAGACAGGATTATTCCATGA